A single genomic interval of Selenobaculum gibii harbors:
- a CDS encoding Spo0B domain-containing protein → MEKSFETQVSCKALKMQQHDFINHLQVIQSYLQMNKADKALFYLDKVVDEVASLDSIDESICRKSYIG, encoded by the coding sequence ATGGAGAAATCATTTGAAACCCAGGTATCATGTAAAGCCCTAAAAATGCAACAGCACGACTTTATTAATCATCTACAAGTTATTCAATCCTATTTGCAAATGAATAAAGCTGATAAAGCATTATTCTATTTAGATAAAGTTGTAGACGAGGTTGCATCTTTAGACAGTATTGACGAATCAATCTGTAGAAAGTCATACATCGGTTAA
- a CDS encoding acyltransferase — protein sequence MAKKRIVALEYMRGIAMLGVIGIHTGSQYLSNTFNNIHLIALLEIVTRFSVPIFFFISAFGLFYKRDLNQPFAYKDFLLRRMHSVLLPYLTWSFLYLLHYTLTYKEYSFCSIPSLINCLFFGLASYQLYFMVILLWFYLLMPLWIKMVKHMTKLRLIFLLIFQIAFDYYSSYILTGNSSSFFINHLIDYRLNYWVFHYLFIFILGAYCSIHYENFLIFLKRYSRKITLLFFLSLFGILGYYYSLLYLLGYSTESAINTAHQLSPAGIFYTIGTTLFLFYIFTFKTLPKQIRIFCSLLGKHSYFVYLFHPFAIYYFALFLASQGKLMTAPITILFFFAVTFFSILVAICIDKIGKLYPIFTLLLTGTKKK from the coding sequence ATGGCAAAAAAAAGAATTGTTGCATTAGAATATATGCGCGGTATAGCCATGCTTGGAGTCATTGGTATTCATACAGGGTCACAATATTTATCAAATACTTTCAATAATATACACTTAATTGCATTATTAGAAATAGTAACTCGATTTAGTGTGCCTATTTTCTTTTTCATTTCTGCCTTTGGCTTATTTTACAAACGTGATCTTAATCAACCATTTGCTTATAAAGATTTCTTGCTGCGGCGAATGCACTCTGTATTGTTACCATATCTAACATGGTCGTTTCTTTATCTACTTCATTACACCTTAACTTATAAAGAGTACTCTTTTTGTTCTATTCCGTCTCTGATAAATTGTTTATTCTTTGGATTAGCTTCTTATCAATTATATTTTATGGTGATTTTATTGTGGTTCTATTTATTGATGCCCCTATGGATAAAAATGGTGAAGCATATGACAAAGCTCAGATTGATTTTTTTATTAATTTTCCAAATTGCTTTTGATTATTATTCCAGTTATATTCTTACTGGAAACTCCTCCAGTTTTTTCATCAATCATCTGATTGACTATCGTTTAAATTATTGGGTATTTCACTACTTATTTATATTTATTTTAGGCGCCTATTGCTCTATTCATTATGAAAATTTTCTAATTTTTTTAAAAAGATATTCTCGAAAAATTACTTTACTTTTCTTTCTTTCCCTATTTGGGATCTTAGGATACTATTATTCATTATTATATTTATTAGGGTATTCAACTGAATCTGCAATTAATACTGCTCATCAATTAAGCCCCGCAGGAATTTTTTACACAATCGGAACAACCTTATTTCTATTCTATATCTTTACATTCAAAACTCTCCCTAAGCAAATAAGAATTTTTTGTTCACTATTAGGAAAGCATTCTTATTTTGTTTATCTTTTTCATCCTTTTGCCATTTATTATTTCGCTCTTTTCCTTGCTTCCCAAGGGAAATTAATGACAGCTCCTATAACGATTTTATTCTTCTTTGCTGTAACTTTTTTTAGTATCTTGGTTGCTATCTGTATTGATAAAATCGGAAAACTCTATCCTATTTTCACCTTATTACTTACTGGAACAAAGAAAAAATAA